ccctccctcccccagagaGGCAGCAGCTTACTTGAGCAGAGAATGGGCCCCTGCTGTTTGCTTGACAGTTGTTTTCAAGTGCATTCACACACAATTCTCCACCCATGCTTGAAGAGCTGTCAGGTGGAAGGATGACAAGATTTATTCCGTAACTAAATCCTCTTGCTCCTATAACCCTAACATGGCTCCAGCCTCATCAGTCCCGGTGAGGACCACCATGCAGCTGTCTCCCTCTAACAGCTTCCTACATGGTCTGCTTGCCTGTCCAGTCTTGTTCCCCTTAATCCTCCTCCAGGAGCCCTAGTGATCTGTTTAAATGGCGAATATGATCGTGCCCGCCTCATTTAAACCCTTAATGCTTTGCTTCGCCTTAGGATAAACTCTGAACCGCTGAGCACTGCTTTAAACCCCAGCCCTCGCTCTCCTCCCCAGCTGCAGCCTCACCCAGCTTCATTCCTGCCAGCCACACTCTCCCACCTCCAAGCTTCCaactcccctctccttttccGTTTTAGCTGGATGTCACCTGGATGTCATTTCTTCCAAGTCTACTCCAGCCCTCCCAGGCTAGACTATGATTCTTATATCCTCTAGGAATAGTCAAGGTTTAAACTACTGTCTTGTCATTTGTCTTCTAGATGTCTGTTTACATATACCTTTCTCCAAACAAGAAGCTCCTTGACGGCCAGCCAAGGCTCctttatttctcacttctttaaCTCCAGGCATGGATGCCTGACATACTCAACCGCTACTGAGCAGTGAAGGAAAGACCACAGAGTATCTGGACTTCTTGTGTGTACCAAAGCTCGTTAGTAACTGACCCACCCAACCTAGTAAAAGCCCAGTCCCTGAGTCACCAGGCAGCATCCACATGGATGGCAGGTGGGGACTGTCTTCAGTTAGAGCCCCATGCTCCCCAACTCATTTCCTATCTGCAATCAGATCCATtcatgggagagaaaaaaaaaaaaacttcatgccAGAGCCTGTTCCACAGTGACTGACTGCTAGGCCTTGGGTAAGCTGTGGCCCCCTGAGCTCCTGTCGGTCAAACAGAAGTGGCACTTGCACTGCCTGCATCATTACTGTCAGAACTAAATGGGATCATGTATGCTCAGGTACCCTGCACACAGTCAAGCAGACTGATGACGATTCTCACTAGTAAAACACTTGCCTGGCAGCCATGAGGTCCTCCACTCTCACAAAACAAACACTAAAAAATCAGAAGTCAAATGAAGTCTTGTCACACACGTCTTCAGGACGTGTGGCTTCAAGGCATCATTTTAATCCTGTAACTGCATTAGAAAGCAAAGTGCCACATGTATATGGTCACCGCTCAAGCAAAACCCAGATCTGGACCAAGAGGTCACCAGCTCTGTGCCCCCTGGTGACTAAAGAAAAGGCACTAACTGGATGAGGTGCGCCTGCTGAGGGAGCAGCAGGTAAAGGCCCCGTGCGCCTGGCCTCAGGGAGACTCCTTGAAGCCGACTAGCTGGAGGACAAGGGAAACAGGGCCTAGAACTCTGACATCATCTCACGTCAGCAGAAGGGAAACTACAGACCTACTCAAACCTTCCTTTGACTTACACCTCAGGCAGGCCGGGTCAGGAATAGCGGACAGCACCACATGCCCTTTTGGCAAGAGAAACCCAACACAACATGTAAagaccttttctttttaattaggaACCAGGGGAATGTGCTGCTTCTCTCTCTCAACGATCTAGAGCGGGTCGCAGGCCCAGGACGGAGAGGTTGTCAGAGGTACTGCAGTGGGCATTGCTGAACTTGCTGAGGGCCCAGGAGGAAAGATGATGGTGGCGGACGTTGGCAAGAACTAGCGTTAGCCAACTAGAGCCCAGAGAGCTCTCTCCATCCTTTCCAACTGCACTCGAGACCGAGCGAGCATGCCGGGAGACAGAGAGTGCTGGGGGCAGAATGCAGCAGCGTCGGGCCCCGGTGAGGTGAGCTCAGCGCCCCATCACTCGCCTGCCCTCCACTCTTCTTGCCTCTTCGTGATCAGGCATTTGAAGAATTCATACACAGACCATGCGATGGCTGTGGAGGGGATCTGGTAAATGACTCTGGCCTGAACTCCTCGGAAGTAGGCAGTCACCCCGCCTACTTGATACACCGTCCTGAAGGCACTAGCCATGCCTGTGATGTGTCCTGTAAGGTTTGAGCTCAAAGCCAGGGATTCCTGGGTGTTGAGCAGTGTTTTGCAAACGTCCAGTGGGGTGGTGGCGGCGGCAGCTACGGCCCCTGCACAGGCTCCACAGAGCACGTGGGAGCTGGGGTTGTACCGTCTCTGGGGGTTAAAGTGCTCCTGCAGGAACTCGTAGGTCATGAAGTGGATGGCTTGGAAGGGAACGTTCATGGTCAGCTGGGTGGTGTAGCTGCGGTAGAAGGCCCCGGCCCCTTCATTCCGCCACACCGCCCGGACACAGTCTGCTACCCGGCGGTACGGTGAGTTGTACATCTGCATCCGCTGCTTGACCACTGGGGCGCCATCAGACGGACGAGGAGGGAACAGGGACGGCAGCCAGCCAGGGACAGACAGTCCAAGTCAGCACATCAGCCAAtgggatggaaaagaaaaaagaatgagtgAGTTTCCTCAGAGTTTCCTCTTATTTTAGGGAATGGTAGGCAAAGGGTTaataagaaaaacttaaaaacaagccCTTTCCCAGTAGCATTTCTTTAAAGCCAGGCAGCTAATGGTTGGCGTAACTACAGTTTAGTCATCTCCGAGGGTCTCTGTGAAATGAAGACCTAATATCATTATTTTAACCTTTTCCCACAATGAAGGACTCACGGGCACTGAACACAGTAGTGGACAGAGTTCTAATGCTCCCATTCCTTGGTAGGAGGGAAATACTGAACTCAAAAcgaagggaggaaaaaggaaatgCTATCAAGAAAAATCTACAATTCTTATTCACAAAGTGCTGGCTTTAGTTTCCATCAGGCAGATAACATGGTTTAAGTTCTGTGCACTTCGGCCTAACTGGAGCCCTCTTCACCCCAGGCCAGACATACTGACCTGAAGGAACATGGCAGCTATGTGAGCCCCTCAAATTTGGCTCATCACCTCAATTCTCACACGGAGAATTTCCATCCACCTAAAAAGCTACTACCCTAGTAGCAAAGAAATGGCTAAACTATACAATTGAATCTTTCACTCCTTTCATTCCAGTAAGAAGTGCtatatatactttaaattttaaaatgttaaaatctaTCTTCTTTgaagaaacacaaaataattttaaagaatcaGATCAAAAGTACTACAAAGTGGACCTCTAGGAAAGCACTGGACTAAGCCAAGAGAGTCATCACTTTTCCAGGAAAGCCTCAAAGAGGAATTAAATCCCAAAGACTGGGCTGCctcaggaagggaggagagtCGCCTCTCAGATACTGAACATACAGAGGGAGCGCCATCTAGTGGTACATGATAAATAAGAGGATTTGGTTTTCTTTGCAAGGCAGTAGAACCAGGCATGACTATGCAACTGCCGGGATGAAGATGCAAGCGCCTGGAAGGAAGGGCTGAGGAGTCTTTACCTTCTGCTGGATTCATGGCTGCATCATGAAGTAATGTTGCCACGCACCCGGCTGCACCTGCAAATGAGAAAACAACTGCCACATTTAAGGCCAAGAGGGTGAGCAATTCGCTGAGGCCCCAGGGAAAGGTGAGTGGCTGTGACAACGGTAAGGAGAGGAATGTGAGAGCTGGCCCAAGATGTGGTTTCAGAACCCACGGCTCCTGAGCTCCTGCTTCCAGAAAGGAAGATACAGCCCTGACTTAAAAAGACACATTCCTCAGCTGACAGGAAGGCCCAAAAGGGGCaaagaaaacagcccagatgtcttCAGTAGAGGATTCTAAGAACACGCGCTGGCAGATGGACTTCTGCAGGCACAGCAATGGCCACCAGCGCAGGGAGAAGGGGGACCAGGTAGCCAGAGCCTCATAATGTGATCTGCTTATCCTACTGCTTGCAGGCTGCCCGTCAGACCTTCCCTTCCAGTCCTGAACCACTACAATCCACTCTCCACACTCAGCGTGGCTTTCACTCTTGGAATCTTGAGTTgctatttcttcctttatttccacCCAACCTCTAAAACCTCTGGATTCTCCAAACAGTCCCTTGACCCCACCACCATTCACTTGTCAAGGCTTTGCCGTGTCCTCAATAACACCAAATGCCTCTGGTCAGGTGGGATCCTGAAAAGGTGAAGTGAAGAGCTGGGGTTCCGTTAAAATCTTCCTTGAGTAGCTGGGTCACCTCCAAGCCTGCCCTGAGCAGCAGGACACCACCCAACTACCAAGAAATACATAGTGGGGGTAGTCCAGTGTGTCTCCACATTACCAGGCATGAGAAGCTGATGCCAGGGAGATGAGAGCAAAGTCAAGCTGGTAGGTAAGGGAGGATACTGTGACTTTTGTTGAGGTAGCCCAAAGGAGGAGTGGAGTTGAAGCAGCCCGCTGTCCGAGCACATCAGGTTTGGAAGTCCCTCCCCTATCATCTGGCCTACCCCAGCCCAAAGCTGCAGCTCCAAACCATGCTGAGAGTGGGAAGCGCTGATAGCAGCAAGGAGAGTTGGGGAAGTGGGGACCAGCACAGGAAGACTCAATACCATTGGCAATATGGCTATTGCCCCCTGGGTGGATTACATCACTCAATGTCTTTTTTAACTTTTCGTAGCAGGCAAAATAGAGGGCGTGAGCAGGCCCGGCGCCTGTTGCTGTGACATTCAGCCCCCGCATGGGCCTCCACAGGCCCTCTGTTCTTATAATTCTCCAGAGGGCCTCCAACACGTTTCGATAGCGGGCAGCTGGGTCAGGCTGTAGACTCTGCATCCGGGTCTGAAATTACAGCAAAAAAGGCAAAGTCAGTAACTTACTTCTCCTCCACCCCGTCACTCAGGCCCCGGGCGCTGCATTAGCCTGTGGAAGTGATATCTGGCATTCAGCTTTTACGTCTTCCCAAATCTGTGACTCATCTTTCCGAGCCTTGGCCCTTTTTCCATCTAGTCATCCACAGCCAAAAGTAGAACACCATTCCATCCCTTGAGAACACTACCTTTTGGCAACATCCTGCAACTCCAAATTGACCCACTGCCCCAGCAAAAAATATCAAGCCTGAGACCCACAAAGCTGCTTTTTTACCTTAGTAAACTAAGGCTAAGGTTagagatcagggctggagagctggtgcagcagttaagagtgtacactactcttgcagagggccgGACGCTGggtggctcacagtcacctgCTACTCTAGCTGCAGGGGACCCAACAcaattttctggcctctgtggttatctgcactcacatgcatgcacctccccctccccccaggcacatacacacaatgaaaaacaaaatcaaccctTTAACATCAAATATTTACTGTCACAACACACTTGGTGCTTTATTTCTAAGGAGAAGCCCTGGCCCTGCTCCCTGACCACGTGATGCCCTGACTAATGTAAAAAAGCTCACCTTTTGATATCTTTTTAGACTTCTGGCTTTGGCAACTGGCTCTGCACGTTAAGAGTCTTGACAGAAATGGCATTCCCAACGGATGCTGATTCTGGGGGGAAAGTCTGGCCCCTCACACTGTGGAGATGGGGAGCCAAACTAATCTTTAAAACTGAGGGACCGTTCAGACTTCTCATCTAAATTGACTGAATCCTCAAAATAACACTGGCAAATAAAACCGGCTTCTGGAAAATACAATCTTTGAAGAGCCCATGACTGTGATGACAGTGTGTGGAGTAGACACTTGTAGAATAtccacacgcctgtaatcccagcacttgggaggcagaggcaggtgatcttacgagttccaggccagcctggttcacatagtgagttccaggccagccagagctacacagaaaaaccctctgTCGAAACAACCTAgccagt
This is a stretch of genomic DNA from Meriones unguiculatus strain TT.TT164.6M chromosome 1, Bangor_MerUng_6.1, whole genome shotgun sequence. It encodes these proteins:
- the Slc25a28 gene encoding mitoferrin-2 isoform X3 encodes the protein MNVTRIPSFRKGFPAHLSSGSNAAFPMDGGEEELRLDWKQTRMQSLQPDPAARYRNVLEALWRIIRTEGLWRPMRGLNVTATGAGPAHALYFACYEKLKKTLSDVIHPGGNSHIANGIESSCAGPHFPNSPCCYQRFPLSAWFGAAALGWGAAGCVATLLHDAAMNPAEVVKQRMQMYNSPYRRVADCVRAVWRNEGAGAFYRSYTTQLTMNVPFQAIHFMTYEFLQEHFNPQRRYNPSSHVLCGACAGAVAAAATTPLDVCKTLLNTQESLALSSNLTGHITGMASAFRTVYQVGGVTAYFRGVQARVIYQIPSTAIAWSVYEFFKCLITKRQEEWRAGE
- the Slc25a28 gene encoding mitoferrin-2 isoform X6, producing the protein MQSLQPDPAARYRNVLEALWRIIRTEGLWRPMRGLNVTATGAGPAHALYFACYEKLKKTLSDVIHPGGNSHIANGIESSCAGPHFPNSPCCYQRFPLSAWFGAAALGWGAAGCVATLLHDAAMNPAEVVKQRMQMYNSPYRRVADCVRAVWRNEGAGAFYRSYTTQLTMNVPFQAIHFMTYEFLQEHFNPQRRYNPSSHVLCGACAGAVAAAATTPLDVCKTLLNTQESLALSSNLTGHITGMASAFRTVYQVGGVTAYFRGVQARVIYQIPSTAIAWSVYEFFKCLITKRQEEWRAGE
- the Slc25a28 gene encoding mitoferrin-2 isoform X4; amino-acid sequence: MGWDGDPEAQTRMQSLQPDPAARYRNVLEALWRIIRTEGLWRPMRGLNVTATGAGPAHALYFACYEKLKKTLSDVIHPGGNSHIANGIESSCAGPHFPNSPCCYQRFPLSAWFGAAALGWGAAGCVATLLHDAAMNPAEVVKQRMQMYNSPYRRVADCVRAVWRNEGAGAFYRSYTTQLTMNVPFQAIHFMTYEFLQEHFNPQRRYNPSSHVLCGACAGAVAAAATTPLDVCKTLLNTQESLALSSNLTGHITGMASAFRTVYQVGGVTAYFRGVQARVIYQIPSTAIAWSVYEFFKCLITKRQEEWRAGE
- the Slc25a28 gene encoding mitoferrin-2 isoform X7 is translated as MNPAEVVKQRMQMYNSPYRRVADCVRAVWRNEGAGAFYRSYTTQLTMNVPFQAIHFMTYEFLQEHFNPQRRYNPSSHVLCGACAGAVAAAATTPLDVCKTLLNTQESLALSSNLTGHITGMASAFRTVYQVGGVTAYFRGVQARVIYQIPSTAIAWSVYEFFKCLITKRQEEWRAGE
- the Slc25a28 gene encoding mitoferrin-2 isoform X5 yields the protein MKTRMQSLQPDPAARYRNVLEALWRIIRTEGLWRPMRGLNVTATGAGPAHALYFACYEKLKKTLSDVIHPGGNSHIANGIESSCAGPHFPNSPCCYQRFPLSAWFGAAALGWGAAGCVATLLHDAAMNPAEVVKQRMQMYNSPYRRVADCVRAVWRNEGAGAFYRSYTTQLTMNVPFQAIHFMTYEFLQEHFNPQRRYNPSSHVLCGACAGAVAAAATTPLDVCKTLLNTQESLALSSNLTGHITGMASAFRTVYQVGGVTAYFRGVQARVIYQIPSTAIAWSVYEFFKCLITKRQEEWRAGE
- the Slc25a28 gene encoding mitoferrin-2 isoform X2, whose amino-acid sequence is MELEGRSAGGVAGGPAAGPGRSPGESALLDGWLQRGVGRGAGGGEAGACQPPARQDPESGPEYEALPAGATVTTHMVAGAVAGILEHCVMYPVDCVKTRMQSLQPDPAARYRNVLEALWRIIRTEGLWRPMRGLNVTATGAGPAHALYFACYEKLKKTLSDVIHPGGNSHIANGAAGCVATLLHDAAMNPAEVVKQRMQMYNSPYRRVADCVRAVWRNEGAGAFYRSYTTQLTMNVPFQAIHFMTYEFLQEHFNPQRRYNPSSHVLCGACAGAVAAAATTPLDVCKTLLNTQESLALSSNLTGHITGMASAFRTVYQVGGVTAYFRGVQARVIYQIPSTAIAWSVYEFFKCLITKRQEEWRAGE
- the Slc25a28 gene encoding mitoferrin-2 isoform X1; this encodes MELEGRSAGGVAGGPAAGPGRSPGESALLDGWLQRGVGRGAGGGEAGACQPPARQDPESGPEYEALPAGATVTTHMVAGAVAGILEHCVMYPVDCVKTRMQSLQPDPAARYRNVLEALWRIIRTEGLWRPMRGLNVTATGAGPAHALYFACYEKLKKTLSDVIHPGGNSHIANGIESSCAGPHFPNSPCCYQRFPLSAWFGAAALGWGAAGCVATLLHDAAMNPAEVVKQRMQMYNSPYRRVADCVRAVWRNEGAGAFYRSYTTQLTMNVPFQAIHFMTYEFLQEHFNPQRRYNPSSHVLCGACAGAVAAAATTPLDVCKTLLNTQESLALSSNLTGHITGMASAFRTVYQVGGVTAYFRGVQARVIYQIPSTAIAWSVYEFFKCLITKRQEEWRAGE